CTAGAGATGTCTAGAGCCAGCCTTAGTACAGTTTCGATAGATAGCGAGTACGGCTCTTTCTTGTTTAGATACATTCGGAGATTCCCTTGGGACATGTACTCAGTTATTATGCAGTATACAGGAGGTTTCTTGCACGCCGCaataaactatgtattaaaataaaCTAGTGGTTAGAGACTTATATGTTCTAAAGACAAGAtctttgttctgtttttttttctttctaaccaAGATCTTACTTTatctaataaaaacatgtttagaCTTTGgtaaaaagatagagagatttttgACCTGGACGATGTTAGGGTGAAAGAGACGAGAAAGCAGAGCAACCTCGGACTTAAACTGCTGTTCGAGCTTAGCCCTTGTCTCTTCCTTGTGTGTAGGGATCCTCACCATCTTCACAGCAACGGCTCTTTGTTTGTAGATCCCTCTGTAGATTCTGCTGTGCGCTCCGGAAGCAAACTTGTTTCCGATAAAGAGCTGCGAAAGATCAGCGGTCCATTCCTCTCTTTCGCCTTTAGACGCTTCCCATGTCTCCACGTTCTCGGACTCAAGAATCATCGACCAAGACTCCATACTGTCgaatctcttcttctccatcgtCTCACTTTCTGCATACCGGTTTGTTTTCGATGAAGACGGGTTAGCTGATAAGGCCGGGAAGGAAGGCTCTGCAGGGAACTTGGATCTTAGAGACCGTCGAAACGGGTTGAAACATGAACCAGGCATGTTGAAAATCAGAGGAGAGTTTGCTTGGAAGACAAGGAAGGGTTTTGAAAGCAGAGGATCTAGGGTTTTGTTAAACTAGGGTTTTCCTTCTGAAAGTGTGAATAGATTTCAAGAAGTGCATGAACTGATTCAGAAACATGGATTCGATAGGATCTCCCGATAATATAGCCGCGGTTTCATTAATTTTTCTcggaaataaacaaaaacagaaacagGGAAAAGAAATGTTCAAAGAgaggtttttaataatttaaaccaagaaagaTTATGTCAAAAGGAGGAGACTTTTACAGGAAGGAAACAGAAACAGAGAAGGAAACAAATGGgtttcatctttcttttttccTAGAAGATAGAAGAACAAGGAAAGTTTCCGGGAAAAATCAACAAAGGAGGGAGAAAATTTTCCGGGGAAAAAGACACGAGAAGATGGAAAAGCACCAGAGAGGTTATGATACGAGTTGTGTTTTGGAAGTTAAAGAAGAAACCAAGTGAACAAGGAACGGATCCAAAGTAAGAGATATTCAAAGGTTTCTCGTGATTGCTTTGTTCAAAAGTTGGCCTTTTGAGCTAGAGAAAAGAGTTATAACTTCTCATGAGAACAAATCAAATCTTGTTCGGGTTGTGTTGTGAATGTTAATGCCAACTGGTGTCTTTTTAAATTGGAACTGAATTAATTAGTCACCAAGTTACCTACTTAAATTGTTACATAACATTCAATCCAAGATATTATTTGCAAAGTAATTTTGACACATGTCATCTTTACCATCATTTTCACTAAATGAATGTGACATGGTTTATATTAAATGTGACATGGATAATTACATTTAAtgcttaattttgaaaattttgataatctttttagaatatgataataaatctatcttattaaagtagaagagtttaaattttgtttgacAACATAGATAGcagttcaaaaataaaatagtgttgtttggaaacatggatagcattaagttaggaaaaaaaataatgctattaaaaaaattagaaatccattacattatattaaaaagtaatgagtttatgttacttgatatacatatttaaatcaaaataataatttaaaattaatttatatcaaaaattcattcaaacatatacatatattcaaaatttgatttttactaacatattttccaataaccattttaaaaatgttttcaatatatataagaaaaatacaatacaaagcccaatttcaaacacaagcttaaattatggtttttatatttcactttgaaatttaaaagtataatatatgtgattatttatatgattgtacctataaaatattattaattataaaaaaaattatctgatGGTAcctataaaatatgattaattatatgataacacatagctctgtaacctatgatgacacatataagatatataaaagTGATTAGGGGGGGTCGCTTGGGTTCGTTTTCGGGTCTCTTTGGGATTTCGTATTCgattcagatctttgaggattcggttcggatttggataaacAAACACACTAAGaactaggggtgttcaatccggtaaaaccgaaccaattaaaaccaaaccaaaccgaaatagaaaaaatggtttggatttggtagtACCGAATATACCGAATGGATGTCATTTTTAAGAAACCGCGGTatatggatatggtttggtatataaaccgatcaaaccgaataaaccgaataaaccgatcaATTAAAATGTAATAGTAtaagtatatgtaaattatataatataataaataatatatacctaatttattttattggtatGCTCTTCCtacttaaatgtttatttttgttatttaatattttattttaagttcaatttttttttataaaattaaaaaaaaacatattttttacttttttgtttaatagtaTTATGGATTACTGATATTTCTTACTTTTATTCTATAAAACTATTACAGTTATTAACTAAATATGTTTACTGATTATTTATAtagtaaaatgaaaaataaattatttaaaaaccaaaatatcgCCATGTTATAACTATATTTAAAGCCGATATATAATCTTATAaagtaaaattcaaaaaatattttaaaagataaatatatttacagttttttggtataaaaccgaataaacgaAAActgacggtatataaaccgaaccaaaccataTTAAATATGGTTTTAATATGGTAGCTATTTTTTATAGTTCACAAGCAGTaacttaatttatatgttttggaTTTTCAGTGATAGCATATAAAAAGatcaaaatagcactaaatcaagtttttgtttccaaactagcactcaagtccaaaagtcacaaaaatagcactcaaggggtggggtttagggtttataatttagggtttagggtttagagtttaggttttagggtttagagttgaaaagtgaggttttggggataagatttcaaattttgaaaaataaaaaaatttaaatttttcaaaagataaaatgctattttggtcattttagtttttg
The nucleotide sequence above comes from Brassica napus cultivar Da-Ae chromosome A9, Da-Ae, whole genome shotgun sequence. Encoded proteins:
- the LOC106380620 gene encoding serine/threonine/tyrosine-protein kinase HT1, which translates into the protein MPGSCFNPFRRSLRSKFPAEPSFPALSANPSSSKTNRYAESETMEKKRFDSMESWSMILESENVETWEASKGEREEWTADLSQLFIGNKFASGAHSRIYRGIYKQRAVAVKMVRIPTHKEETRAKLEQQFKSEVALLSRLFHPNIVQFIAACKKPPVYCIITEYMSQGNLRMYLNKKEPYSLSIETVLRLALDISRGMEYLHSQGVIHRDLKSNNLLLNDEMRVKVADFGTSCLETQCREAKGNMGTYRWMAPEMIKEKPYTRKVDVYSFGIVLWELTTALLPFQGMTPVQAAFAVAEKNERPPLPASCQPALAHLIKRCWSENPSKRPDFSNIVAVLEKYDECVKEGLPLTSHASLTKTKNAILDRLKGCVSSISSTSSSSSEPENA